The Mustela erminea isolate mMusErm1 chromosome 6, mMusErm1.Pri, whole genome shotgun sequence genome includes a region encoding these proteins:
- the LMF2 gene encoding lipase maturation factor 2 isoform X1, translating to MAGSRLPRQLFLQGVAVVFAFAFASLYLQIPGLYGAEGILPARRTLRPQGKGRWQQLWETPTLLWEAPQLGLDTSQGLELLTLLGTLLALGALLLRWLRNVFVYLLLWAAYLSACQVGQVFLYFQWDSLLLETGFLAVLVAPLRQPPHHKQAPKGGLAGTSPHEGLPFWLVRWLLFRLMFASGVVKLTSRCPAWWGLTALTYHYETQCLPTPASWFAHHLPVWLHRLSVVATFLIEIAVPPLFFAPVRRLRLAAFYSQVLLQVLIIITGNYNFFNLLTLVLTTALLDDRHLTAESGDSHSRRRPTSWPRALLAVLSLLLELTVYGLLAYGTVHYFGLEVDWEQHVVRSRTSECQPGGQRTKAGLFLLTSFSFFAAFTFHQFSQWLKMVTLPTMWLGAASLTWELLTALWRWTQVRGWLRKFCTAAQLLVFGTATVALFVISLVPYSYIEPSSHGHLWSGAHRLFGAVEHLQLANSYGLFRRMTGLGGRPEVVLEGSYDGHHWMEIEFMYKPGNVSRPPPVVVPHQPRLDWQMWFAALGPHTHSPWFTSLVLRLLQGKDPVVRLIQNDVAKYPFHKQPPTYVRAQRYKYWFSQPGEQSQWWRRQWVEEFFPPVSLGDPTLDMLLRQFGLQDKSPPRARSSGNTLAQALRWIRKQLSPLEASTLLWGLLTAVGAIRVMQALLGPHSPHSSPLAKEEKHRPAARKASGAAGRQAVPAPENCSSGSSQIPRRKK from the exons ATGGCGGGCTCGCGGCTCCCGAGGCAGCTCTTCCTCCAGGGCGTGGCCGTCGTCTTCGCGTTCGCCTTCGCGTCCCTCTACTTGCAGATCCCGG GCCTGTATGGTGCCGAGGGCATCTTGCCTGCGCGGAGGACGCTGAGACCACAGGGCAAGGGGCGCTGGCAGCAGCTGTGGGAGACGCCGACGCTGCTGTGGGAGGCTCCGCAGCTGGGGCTGGACACGTCGCAGGGTCTGGAGCTGCTGACCCTGCTGGGCACCCTGCTGGCCCTGGGCGCCCTGCTGCTGCGCTGGCTGCGAAACGTCTTCGtctacctgctgctctgggcGGCCTACCTGTCTGCCTGCCAG GTGGGCCAGGTGTTTCTTTACTTCCAGTG gGATTCCCTGCTGCTGGAGACTGGCTTCCTGGCGGTGCTGGTGGCCCCCCTGAGGCAGCCCCCCCACCATAAGCAGGCCCCCAAGGGGGGGCTGGCAGGGACCTCACCCCACGAAGGCCTCCCCTTCTGGCTCGTGCGCTGGCTGCTGTTTCGCCTCATGTTTGCCTCGGGTGTGGTCAAGCTGACCAGCCGTTGCCCCGCATGGTGGGGGCTAACTG CCCTCACCTACCACTACGAAACACAGTGcctgcccacccctgcctcctggtTCGCCCACCACCTGCCCGTCTGGCTGCACAGACTCTCCGTGGTGGCCACGTTCCTCATCGAGATCGCAGTGCCCCCTCTCTTCTTCGCCCCTGTGCGCCGCCTGCGCTTGGCCGCTTTCTACTCCCAG GTTTTGTTGCAAGTCCTGATTATCATCACTGGCAACTACAACTTCTTCAATCTGCTCACCCTGGTGCTCACCACCGCTCTTCTGGATGACAGGCATCTGACTGCCGAGTCTGGCGACAGCCACAGCCGAAGGAGACCCACAT CCTGGCCCAGGGCGCTGCTGGCTGTGCTATCTCTGCTGTTGGAATTGACCGTCTACGGGCTGCTGGCCTACGGCACCGTACACTACTTTGGCCTGGAAGTTGACTGGGAGCAGCATGTTGTCCGCTCCAGAACCAGTGAGTGCCAGCCGGGGGGCCAGAGGACAAAGGCTGGACTGTTCCTCCTCacgtccttttctttttttgcagccTTTACCTTCCACCAATTTTCCCAGTGGCTGAAGATGGTGACCCTGCCCACCATGTGGCTGGGGGCGGCCTCCCTCACCTGGGAACTGCTGACGGCCCTCTGGAG gtggACCCAGGTGCGAGGGTGGCTGAGGAAGTTCTGCACGGCGGCCCAGCTGCTCGTCTTTGGCACTGCCACGGTGGCCTTGTTTGTGATCAGCCTG GTACCATACTCCTACATCGAGCCCTCGAGCCATGGGCATCTCTGGAGCGGGGCGCACCGGCTGTTTGGGGCCGTGGAGCACCTGCAGCTGGCAAACTCCTACGGCCTCTTCCGCCGGATGACCGGTCTCGGCGGGCGGCCCGAAGTGGTACTGGAGGGCAGCTATGACGGGCACCACTGGATG GAGATCGAGTTCATGTACAAGCCCGGGAATGTGAGTCGGCCGCCCCCCGTCGTGGTGCCCCACCAGCCCCGCCTCGATTGGCAGATGTGGTTCGCAGCCCTGGGCCCACACACTCACAGCCCCTGGTTCACGAGCCTGGTCCTGCGCCTGCTGCAGGGCAAGGACCCTG TGGTCCGTCTCATCCAGAATGATGTGGCTAAGTACCCCTTCCACAAGCAGCCGCCCACCTACGTGCGGGCCCAGCGCTACAAGTACTGGTTCTCACAACCTGGGGAGCAGAG CCAGTGGTGGCGACGCCAGTGGGTGGAAGAATTCTTCCCGCCAGTGTCGTTGGGGGACCCGACGCTGGACATGCTGCTCCGACAGTTTGGCCTCCAG GACAAGAGCCCACCCCGAGCCCGCAGCTCCGGTAACACGCTGGCCCAGGCCCTCCGCTGGATACGGAAACAGCTCTCTCCGCTGGAGGCTTCCACCCTGCTCTGGGGGCTCCTCACCGCGGTGGGGGCCATTAGGGTCATGCAGGCCCTGCTGGGGCCCCattccccccactcctcccctctgGCCAAGGAGGAGAAGCACAGGCCAGCTGCCAGGAAGGCGTCCGGAGCTGCCGGCAGACAGGCCGTCCCAGCCCCTGAGAACTGCAGCAGCGGCAGCTCCCAGATTCCCAGGAGGAAAAAGTAG
- the LMF2 gene encoding lipase maturation factor 2 isoform X2, with protein sequence MAGSRLPRQLFLQGVAVVFAFAFASLYLQIPGLYGAEGILPARRTLRPQGKGRWQQLWETPTLLWEAPQLGLDTSQGLELLTLLGTLLALGALLLRWLRNVFVYLLLWAAYLSACQVGQVFLYFQWDSLLLETGFLAVLVAPLRQPPHHKQAPKGGLAGTSPHEGLPFWLVRWLLFRLMFASGVVKLTSRCPAWWGLTALTYHYETQCLPTPASWFAHHLPVWLHRLSVVATFLIEIAVPPLFFAPVRRLRLAAFYSQVLLQVLIIITGNYNFFNLLTLVLTTALLDDRHLTAESGDSHSRRRPTSWPRALLAVLSLLLELTVYGLLAYGTVHYFGLEVDWEQHVVRSRTTFTFHQFSQWLKMVTLPTMWLGAASLTWELLTALWRWTQVRGWLRKFCTAAQLLVFGTATVALFVISLVPYSYIEPSSHGHLWSGAHRLFGAVEHLQLANSYGLFRRMTGLGGRPEVVLEGSYDGHHWMEIEFMYKPGNVSRPPPVVVPHQPRLDWQMWFAALGPHTHSPWFTSLVLRLLQGKDPVVRLIQNDVAKYPFHKQPPTYVRAQRYKYWFSQPGEQSQWWRRQWVEEFFPPVSLGDPTLDMLLRQFGLQDKSPPRARSSGNTLAQALRWIRKQLSPLEASTLLWGLLTAVGAIRVMQALLGPHSPHSSPLAKEEKHRPAARKASGAAGRQAVPAPENCSSGSSQIPRRKK encoded by the exons ATGGCGGGCTCGCGGCTCCCGAGGCAGCTCTTCCTCCAGGGCGTGGCCGTCGTCTTCGCGTTCGCCTTCGCGTCCCTCTACTTGCAGATCCCGG GCCTGTATGGTGCCGAGGGCATCTTGCCTGCGCGGAGGACGCTGAGACCACAGGGCAAGGGGCGCTGGCAGCAGCTGTGGGAGACGCCGACGCTGCTGTGGGAGGCTCCGCAGCTGGGGCTGGACACGTCGCAGGGTCTGGAGCTGCTGACCCTGCTGGGCACCCTGCTGGCCCTGGGCGCCCTGCTGCTGCGCTGGCTGCGAAACGTCTTCGtctacctgctgctctgggcGGCCTACCTGTCTGCCTGCCAG GTGGGCCAGGTGTTTCTTTACTTCCAGTG gGATTCCCTGCTGCTGGAGACTGGCTTCCTGGCGGTGCTGGTGGCCCCCCTGAGGCAGCCCCCCCACCATAAGCAGGCCCCCAAGGGGGGGCTGGCAGGGACCTCACCCCACGAAGGCCTCCCCTTCTGGCTCGTGCGCTGGCTGCTGTTTCGCCTCATGTTTGCCTCGGGTGTGGTCAAGCTGACCAGCCGTTGCCCCGCATGGTGGGGGCTAACTG CCCTCACCTACCACTACGAAACACAGTGcctgcccacccctgcctcctggtTCGCCCACCACCTGCCCGTCTGGCTGCACAGACTCTCCGTGGTGGCCACGTTCCTCATCGAGATCGCAGTGCCCCCTCTCTTCTTCGCCCCTGTGCGCCGCCTGCGCTTGGCCGCTTTCTACTCCCAG GTTTTGTTGCAAGTCCTGATTATCATCACTGGCAACTACAACTTCTTCAATCTGCTCACCCTGGTGCTCACCACCGCTCTTCTGGATGACAGGCATCTGACTGCCGAGTCTGGCGACAGCCACAGCCGAAGGAGACCCACAT CCTGGCCCAGGGCGCTGCTGGCTGTGCTATCTCTGCTGTTGGAATTGACCGTCTACGGGCTGCTGGCCTACGGCACCGTACACTACTTTGGCCTGGAAGTTGACTGGGAGCAGCATGTTGTCCGCTCCAGAACCA ccTTTACCTTCCACCAATTTTCCCAGTGGCTGAAGATGGTGACCCTGCCCACCATGTGGCTGGGGGCGGCCTCCCTCACCTGGGAACTGCTGACGGCCCTCTGGAG gtggACCCAGGTGCGAGGGTGGCTGAGGAAGTTCTGCACGGCGGCCCAGCTGCTCGTCTTTGGCACTGCCACGGTGGCCTTGTTTGTGATCAGCCTG GTACCATACTCCTACATCGAGCCCTCGAGCCATGGGCATCTCTGGAGCGGGGCGCACCGGCTGTTTGGGGCCGTGGAGCACCTGCAGCTGGCAAACTCCTACGGCCTCTTCCGCCGGATGACCGGTCTCGGCGGGCGGCCCGAAGTGGTACTGGAGGGCAGCTATGACGGGCACCACTGGATG GAGATCGAGTTCATGTACAAGCCCGGGAATGTGAGTCGGCCGCCCCCCGTCGTGGTGCCCCACCAGCCCCGCCTCGATTGGCAGATGTGGTTCGCAGCCCTGGGCCCACACACTCACAGCCCCTGGTTCACGAGCCTGGTCCTGCGCCTGCTGCAGGGCAAGGACCCTG TGGTCCGTCTCATCCAGAATGATGTGGCTAAGTACCCCTTCCACAAGCAGCCGCCCACCTACGTGCGGGCCCAGCGCTACAAGTACTGGTTCTCACAACCTGGGGAGCAGAG CCAGTGGTGGCGACGCCAGTGGGTGGAAGAATTCTTCCCGCCAGTGTCGTTGGGGGACCCGACGCTGGACATGCTGCTCCGACAGTTTGGCCTCCAG GACAAGAGCCCACCCCGAGCCCGCAGCTCCGGTAACACGCTGGCCCAGGCCCTCCGCTGGATACGGAAACAGCTCTCTCCGCTGGAGGCTTCCACCCTGCTCTGGGGGCTCCTCACCGCGGTGGGGGCCATTAGGGTCATGCAGGCCCTGCTGGGGCCCCattccccccactcctcccctctgGCCAAGGAGGAGAAGCACAGGCCAGCTGCCAGGAAGGCGTCCGGAGCTGCCGGCAGACAGGCCGTCCCAGCCCCTGAGAACTGCAGCAGCGGCAGCTCCCAGATTCCCAGGAGGAAAAAGTAG